One part of the Anaeromyxobacter sp. Fw109-5 genome encodes these proteins:
- a CDS encoding PTS sugar transporter subunit IIB: MIALVRVDNRLLHGQVLETWLPHLAVREVVVADDEAASSRLARAAMTLCVPPELAARIEPVGAVDYAALAAAPAPVLVLVRDVAQLVQARAAGLTPALAPRLNVGNVHYAPGRRSVTPSVFLSQEEVRALRALAAEGFEVELRAVPAEAPAGMDEIERRYAAAR; encoded by the coding sequence GTGATCGCCCTCGTCCGCGTCGACAACCGCCTCCTCCACGGCCAGGTGCTGGAGACCTGGCTCCCCCACCTCGCCGTCCGGGAGGTGGTGGTCGCGGACGACGAGGCGGCGTCGAGCAGGCTCGCGCGCGCGGCCATGACCCTCTGCGTCCCGCCCGAGCTGGCGGCGCGCATCGAGCCGGTCGGCGCGGTCGATTACGCCGCGCTCGCCGCCGCGCCGGCGCCGGTCCTCGTGCTGGTGCGCGACGTCGCCCAGCTCGTGCAGGCGCGGGCCGCCGGGCTCACGCCGGCGCTGGCGCCCCGCCTCAACGTCGGCAACGTCCACTACGCGCCGGGGCGCCGGAGCGTCACACCCTCCGTATTCCTCTCGCAGGAGGAGGTCCGCGCCCTGCGCGCCCTCGCCGCCGAGGGGTTCGAGGTGGAGCTGCGCGCGGTGCCCGCCGAAGCCCCCGCGGGGATGGACGAGATCGAACGCCGGTACGCCGCGGCCCGTTAG
- a CDS encoding PTS sugar transporter subunit IIC produces MGLSYLVLGVVAGLAAVERKGFLQAMLSRPIALAPVTGWALGDPQGGLLVAPPLELLWLGAVNLGAALPVHEALATAAITGGAVLAGRALGAGVSPEVAILAVLICAPLALVGRRADRLVEGWNERIALRAEAALASGHPRAAVRWNLSGLAAPFAVAALVAPAGAALAAVAIPAFLRAVPAAATPLQLGFFAFAALACASGAKALRAREAPRYFYGALAVALVAGVIVGRALS; encoded by the coding sequence TTGGGCTTGTCCTACCTCGTCCTAGGGGTCGTCGCGGGCCTCGCCGCGGTGGAGCGCAAGGGCTTTCTGCAGGCCATGCTCTCCCGGCCCATCGCGCTCGCGCCGGTGACCGGCTGGGCGCTGGGCGATCCGCAGGGCGGCCTCCTCGTCGCCCCGCCGCTCGAGCTGCTCTGGCTCGGGGCGGTGAACCTCGGCGCCGCGCTCCCCGTGCACGAGGCGCTCGCCACCGCGGCGATCACCGGCGGCGCGGTCCTCGCCGGGCGCGCCCTCGGCGCGGGCGTGTCGCCCGAGGTGGCCATCCTGGCGGTGCTGATCTGCGCGCCGCTCGCGCTCGTGGGCCGGCGCGCCGACCGGCTCGTCGAGGGCTGGAACGAGCGGATCGCGCTGCGCGCCGAGGCGGCGCTGGCGAGCGGCCACCCGCGCGCCGCGGTGCGCTGGAACCTCTCCGGGCTCGCGGCCCCGTTCGCCGTCGCGGCGCTGGTCGCGCCGGCGGGGGCCGCCCTCGCGGCCGTGGCGATCCCGGCGTTCCTCCGCGCCGTGCCCGCCGCCGCCACCCCGCTGCAGCTCGGCTTCTTCGCCTTCGCCGCCCTGGCCTGCGCCTCCGGCGCCAAGGCGCTCCGCGCGCGCGAGGCGCCCCGCTACTTCTACGGCGCGCTCGCCGTCGCGCTCGTCGCGGGGGTGATCGTCGGGAGGGCGCTGTCGTGA
- a CDS encoding PTS system mannose/fructose/sorbose family transporter subunit IID — protein MSARVPARTLARVFWRGLFLQAAWNRRGMQNLGFAYAIDPALRALYPEPARRREALERHLQFFNCHPYMAAAILGGAIHHEERVAAGEEPAGAALRYKATLQGPLAALGDGFFWTALRPFCGALGAVGALLFGGAGVVAALVLYNVVHLSLRAGLFRVAYRGGDAVIPAIARLGLPLAADRLRAAGAALCGVAAAVVALRAAGAAGAPATLVAMLAAGAGYAALARGARLLPTAYVAALAAVGAAVVAGHFHWSS, from the coding sequence GTGAGCGCGCGCGTCCCGGCGCGGACCCTCGCGCGCGTGTTCTGGCGCGGCCTGTTCCTGCAGGCCGCCTGGAACCGGCGCGGCATGCAGAACCTCGGCTTCGCCTACGCCATCGATCCCGCGCTGCGCGCGCTCTACCCCGAGCCCGCCCGGCGCCGCGAGGCGCTCGAGCGCCACCTCCAGTTCTTCAACTGCCACCCCTACATGGCGGCGGCCATCCTGGGCGGCGCGATCCACCACGAGGAGCGGGTCGCCGCGGGGGAGGAGCCGGCCGGCGCGGCCCTGCGGTACAAGGCCACGCTGCAGGGGCCGCTCGCCGCGCTCGGCGACGGCTTCTTCTGGACCGCGCTCCGCCCGTTCTGCGGCGCCCTCGGCGCCGTGGGCGCGCTGCTCTTCGGCGGCGCCGGGGTGGTCGCCGCCCTCGTCCTCTACAACGTCGTCCACCTCTCCCTCCGCGCCGGGCTGTTCCGCGTCGCCTACCGGGGCGGCGACGCGGTGATCCCCGCCATCGCGCGGCTCGGGCTGCCGCTCGCGGCGGACCGCCTGCGCGCCGCCGGCGCGGCCCTGTGCGGCGTCGCGGCGGCGGTCGTGGCCCTGCGCGCCGCCGGCGCCGCCGGCGCGCCGGCCACCCTCGTCGCGATGCTCGCCGCGGGGGCCGGCTACGCCGCCCTCGCGCGCGGCGCACGTCTCCTCCCCACCGCCTACGTCGCGGCCCTCGCGGCCGTCGGCGCCGCGGTGGTGGCCGGCCACTTCCACTGGAGCAGCTAG
- a CDS encoding HPr family phosphocarrier protein, with translation MPRHERTFVIVNSLGLHARAAAQLVQTANRYRAEIHVEKDGMQVNGKSIMGVLTLAAAKGSSIILVVDGEDADAAMTALAKVIESGFGET, from the coding sequence ATGCCGAGGCACGAGCGCACCTTCGTCATCGTCAACTCGCTCGGGCTGCACGCGCGCGCCGCGGCGCAGCTCGTCCAGACGGCGAACCGCTACCGCGCCGAGATCCACGTCGAGAAGGACGGGATGCAGGTGAACGGCAAGAGCATCATGGGCGTGCTGACGCTCGCGGCGGCCAAGGGCTCCTCCATCATCCTCGTCGTCGACGGCGAGGACGCGGACGCGGCCATGACGGCCCTCGCGAAGGTGATCGAGAGCGGGTTCGGGGAGACATGA
- the ptsP gene encoding phosphoenolpyruvate--protein phosphotransferase, whose amino-acid sequence MTPSATSILVGIAASPGIAIGRCWPVDRRKVRAPKRLLAPEEIENELARLRTALEISELQLAEVREKVERAPGTQGGAEHTAIIDMHRMMLKDEMLVLEAQRLIREERVNAEWAVKRATRKIKSAFHEQADEYFKERRADVDYVGERVIKNLLGQAPDVEEPPPEGAIIVAHDLSPADTALLLHERKVAAFVTDTGAKTSHTAIVARALEVPAVVGVGRITSLAGRGDWIAVDGSRGVVVINPTPGERVEYEVARERFLEAEQVLLRTRDLPARTLDDVTVRLAGNIEFVEEVPSLVAHGGEGVGLYRTEFLFIGRTELPGEGEQYQTYRRVLEALAPKPVTIRTFDLGGEKLPVGMRLPAENPALGLRAIRYCLRQPEMFRAQLRALLRASVHGNLRIMFPMISGVSELRAAKRLLAEVREELRREGAPVREEVPLGIMIELPSAALIADRLAEESDFFSIGTNDLIQYAIGIDRQNKDVAYLYKPLHLAVLRMLKLICDAAQVKGIPVSMCGEMAGDVMNTLVLIGLGVSELSMNGPAIPFVKRVVRAARAADGRALVERILSLTTADDIEREVRTEMLRRFPELLEAEATFGPVSG is encoded by the coding sequence ATGACGCCGAGCGCCACCTCGATCCTCGTCGGCATCGCCGCGTCGCCCGGCATCGCGATCGGGCGCTGCTGGCCGGTGGATCGGCGCAAGGTCCGCGCGCCGAAGCGCCTGCTCGCGCCGGAGGAGATCGAGAACGAGCTCGCGCGGCTGCGCACCGCGCTGGAGATCTCCGAGCTGCAGCTCGCCGAGGTGCGCGAGAAGGTGGAGCGCGCGCCCGGCACGCAGGGCGGCGCCGAGCACACCGCCATCATCGACATGCACCGGATGATGCTGAAGGACGAGATGCTCGTCCTGGAGGCGCAGCGGCTCATCCGGGAGGAGCGCGTCAACGCCGAGTGGGCGGTGAAGCGCGCGACCCGCAAGATCAAGAGCGCGTTCCACGAGCAGGCGGACGAGTACTTCAAGGAGCGGCGCGCGGACGTGGACTACGTGGGCGAGCGCGTCATCAAGAACCTGCTCGGCCAGGCCCCGGACGTCGAGGAGCCGCCGCCCGAGGGCGCCATCATCGTCGCCCACGACCTCTCGCCCGCCGACACGGCGCTGCTCCTGCACGAGCGCAAGGTGGCGGCCTTCGTGACCGACACCGGCGCGAAGACCTCGCACACCGCCATCGTCGCCCGGGCGCTGGAGGTGCCGGCGGTGGTGGGCGTGGGGCGCATCACCTCGCTCGCGGGGCGGGGCGACTGGATCGCCGTCGACGGCAGCCGCGGCGTGGTGGTGATCAACCCCACGCCGGGGGAGCGGGTCGAGTACGAGGTCGCCCGCGAGCGCTTCCTCGAGGCGGAGCAGGTCCTGCTCCGCACGCGCGACCTCCCCGCCCGCACCCTCGACGACGTCACCGTCCGCCTCGCCGGCAACATCGAGTTCGTCGAGGAGGTGCCGAGCCTCGTCGCGCACGGCGGCGAGGGGGTGGGGCTCTACCGGACCGAGTTCCTGTTCATCGGCCGGACGGAGCTGCCCGGCGAGGGCGAGCAGTACCAGACCTACCGGCGAGTCCTCGAGGCGCTCGCGCCGAAGCCGGTGACCATCCGCACCTTCGACCTCGGCGGCGAGAAGCTGCCCGTCGGCATGCGCCTGCCCGCCGAGAACCCCGCGCTGGGCCTGCGCGCCATCCGCTACTGCCTGCGCCAGCCCGAGATGTTCCGGGCGCAGCTCCGGGCCCTGCTGCGCGCGTCGGTGCACGGCAACCTGCGCATCATGTTCCCCATGATCTCCGGGGTGTCCGAGCTGCGCGCGGCGAAGCGGCTCCTCGCCGAGGTCCGCGAGGAGCTGCGGCGCGAGGGCGCGCCGGTGCGCGAGGAGGTCCCCCTCGGCATCATGATCGAGCTGCCGTCCGCGGCGCTCATCGCGGACCGCCTCGCCGAGGAGAGCGACTTCTTCTCCATCGGCACGAACGACCTCATCCAGTACGCGATCGGGATCGACCGGCAGAACAAGGACGTCGCCTACCTCTACAAGCCGCTCCACCTCGCCGTGCTGCGCATGCTGAAGCTGATCTGCGACGCGGCGCAGGTGAAGGGGATCCCGGTCTCCATGTGCGGGGAGATGGCAGGCGACGTGATGAACACGCTCGTCCTCATCGGCCTGGGGGTCTCGGAGCTCTCCATGAACGGGCCCGCGATCCCGTTCGTGAAGCGGGTGGTGCGGGCGGCCCGGGCCGCGGACGGGCGGGCGCTCGTCGAGCGCATCCTCTCCCTCACCACCGCGGACGACATCGAGCGCGAGGTGCGCACCGAGATGCTCCGTCGCTTCCCGGAGCTGCTCGAGGCGGAGGCCACCTTCGGGCCAGTCTCGGGGTAG
- the metK gene encoding methionine adenosyltransferase, translated as MPHTDYLFTSESVTEGHPDKMADQISDAVLDAVLAQDKKGRVACETLLKTGYVMIAGEITTTARIEYPKLAREVVKRIGYVSGDMGFDGNTCGVLVAVDQQSPDIGQGVDVGGAGDQGMMFGYACDETNELMPAPIQYAHAVTRQLAKARRGGLDFLRPDGKSQVTVEYRGGKVARIDTVVVSTQHSESVSNRKLHAALREEVIAKALPKKLVDRKTKVFINPTGRFVIGGPMGDTGVTGRKIIVDTYGGMGRHGGGAFSGKDPSKVDRSAAYMGRYIAKNVVAAGLARRCEVQVAYAIGVAEPVSVMVETFGTAAVPEERIAQAVREVFGLTPKQIIEGLDLLRPVYEKTAAYGHFGRTEKEFSWERTDKKDALRDAAGGKVRAVAGA; from the coding sequence ATGCCGCACACCGACTACCTGTTCACCTCCGAGTCCGTCACCGAGGGCCATCCCGACAAGATGGCGGACCAGATCTCGGACGCGGTCCTGGACGCGGTGCTCGCGCAGGACAAGAAGGGGCGCGTCGCCTGCGAGACCCTGCTCAAGACCGGGTACGTCATGATCGCGGGCGAGATCACCACCACCGCCCGCATCGAGTACCCGAAGCTCGCGCGCGAGGTCGTGAAGCGCATCGGCTACGTCTCCGGCGACATGGGCTTCGACGGGAACACCTGCGGCGTGCTCGTCGCGGTGGACCAGCAGTCCCCGGACATCGGCCAGGGCGTCGACGTGGGCGGCGCGGGCGACCAGGGCATGATGTTCGGCTACGCCTGCGACGAGACGAACGAGCTCATGCCGGCGCCGATCCAGTACGCCCACGCCGTCACGCGTCAGCTCGCGAAGGCGCGGCGCGGCGGGCTCGACTTCCTGCGCCCCGACGGCAAGAGCCAGGTGACCGTCGAGTACCGCGGCGGCAAGGTGGCGCGCATCGACACGGTGGTCGTCTCCACCCAGCACTCGGAGAGCGTCTCGAACCGCAAGCTCCACGCGGCCCTCCGCGAGGAGGTCATCGCCAAGGCGCTCCCGAAGAAGCTCGTCGACCGGAAGACCAAGGTCTTCATCAACCCCACCGGCCGGTTCGTGATCGGCGGGCCGATGGGCGACACCGGCGTGACCGGCCGCAAGATCATCGTGGACACCTACGGGGGCATGGGGCGCCACGGCGGCGGCGCGTTCAGCGGCAAGGACCCCTCCAAGGTCGATCGCTCCGCCGCGTACATGGGCCGCTACATCGCCAAGAACGTGGTGGCCGCCGGGCTCGCCCGCCGCTGCGAGGTGCAGGTCGCCTACGCCATCGGCGTCGCCGAGCCGGTCTCGGTGATGGTCGAGACGTTCGGCACCGCGGCGGTCCCGGAGGAGCGGATCGCCCAGGCGGTCCGCGAGGTCTTCGGCCTCACGCCCAAGCAGATCATCGAGGGGCTCGACCTGCTGCGGCCCGTCTACGAGAAGACCGCCGCGTACGGCCACTTCGGCCGCACCGAGAAGGAGTTCAGCTGGGAGCGCACCGACAAGAAGGACGCGCTCCGCGACGCGGCGGGCGGCAAGGTCCGCGCGGTCGCGGGCGCCTAG
- a CDS encoding metalloregulator ArsR/SmtB family transcription factor, producing MTQPAPARPHGEALLGWMEGLADPTRLRLLHALERKELSVLELCEVLALPQSTVSRHLKVLADQGWLASRRQGTQSLYGYADGLAPGARRLWLLARAESEAWPAVRQDAERLQAVRARRDGAQRFFAGAAGAWDRLRAEVYGSSVAREALLALLPSSWTVADLGCGTGALSAELAPHVREVVAVDQSAAMLRAARRRCAALPNVELHEARLEALPIADGRCDAALLALVLAYLDEPAAALREAARVLAPGGRLVVLDAVRHSDEALRRRMGQVRPGFAPEELEALLAGAGLGAVRTRALPPEPGAKGPGLVVATAERASRRR from the coding sequence ATGACTCAGCCTGCCCCCGCCCGCCCGCACGGTGAGGCCCTCCTCGGCTGGATGGAGGGGCTCGCCGACCCGACCCGGCTCAGGCTGCTGCACGCGCTCGAGCGCAAGGAGCTCTCGGTCCTGGAGCTCTGCGAGGTGCTGGCGCTGCCACAGTCCACCGTCTCGCGCCACCTCAAGGTGCTCGCGGACCAGGGCTGGCTCGCGAGCCGGCGCCAGGGGACGCAGAGCCTGTACGGCTATGCGGACGGGCTCGCGCCGGGCGCTCGGCGCCTGTGGCTGCTCGCCCGCGCCGAGAGCGAGGCCTGGCCGGCGGTGCGGCAGGACGCGGAGCGGCTCCAGGCGGTGCGCGCGCGCCGCGACGGGGCGCAGCGCTTCTTCGCCGGCGCGGCCGGAGCGTGGGATCGCCTGCGCGCGGAGGTGTACGGCTCGTCGGTGGCGCGCGAGGCGCTCCTCGCGCTGCTGCCCTCCTCGTGGACCGTCGCGGACCTCGGCTGCGGCACGGGCGCCCTCTCCGCGGAGCTGGCGCCGCACGTGCGCGAGGTCGTCGCGGTCGATCAGTCCGCGGCGATGCTGCGCGCCGCGCGCCGGCGCTGCGCGGCGCTCCCCAACGTCGAGCTGCACGAGGCCCGGCTCGAGGCGCTGCCCATCGCCGACGGCCGCTGCGACGCGGCGCTGCTCGCGCTCGTGCTCGCCTACCTCGACGAGCCCGCGGCCGCGCTGCGCGAGGCGGCGCGGGTGCTGGCGCCGGGGGGCCGGCTCGTGGTCCTGGACGCGGTCCGCCACTCGGACGAGGCGCTCCGCCGCCGCATGGGCCAGGTCCGGCCGGGCTTCGCGCCGGAGGAGCTCGAGGCGCTCCTCGCCGGCGCCGGCCTCGGCGCCGTGCGGACCCGCGCGCTGCCCCCCGAGCCCGGCGCCAAGGGCCCCGGCCTCGTCGTCGCCACGGCCGAGCGCGCCTCACGGCGGCGCTGA
- the ahcY gene encoding adenosylhomocysteinase yields the protein MAVPAAKKKLLKPPAAPVEHRVKDLALAEWGRKEIELAEKEMPGLMAVRREYARKRPLAGQRITGSLHMTVQTAVLIETLADLGADVRWASCNIFSTQDHAAAAVVVGRGGTPDAPRGVPVFAWKGETLEEYWDCTERALDFGGGKGPTQIVDDGGDATLLIHKGFEFEKAGKVPRAASADSEEYAVVLRLLGRELKKDPRRWTRVAEDCAGVTEETTTGVHRLYEMQKAGTLLFPAINVNDSVTKSKFDNLYGCRHSLVDGLNRATDVMLAGKLCVVCGYGDVGKGCAQALRGQGARVVVTEIDPINALQASMEGYQVVRVEDVVKEADVFVTATGNLDVITVAHMQQMKDCAIVGNIGHFDNEIDIAGLKKVPGLEKVNIKPQYDAFVFPDGHRVLVLAEGRLLNLGCATGHPSFVMSNSFTNQTLAQLELATNRAAYEKKVYVLPKHLDEKVAALHLEQIGAKLTKLTKKQAGYLGVPPNGPFKPDHYRY from the coding sequence ATGGCCGTCCCCGCCGCGAAGAAGAAGCTGCTGAAGCCGCCCGCCGCGCCCGTCGAGCACCGCGTGAAGGACCTCGCGCTCGCCGAGTGGGGCCGCAAGGAGATCGAGCTCGCCGAGAAGGAGATGCCCGGCCTCATGGCGGTGCGCCGCGAGTACGCGCGCAAGAGGCCGCTCGCCGGCCAGCGCATCACCGGCTCGCTGCACATGACCGTCCAGACCGCGGTGCTCATCGAGACGCTCGCGGACCTGGGCGCGGACGTGCGCTGGGCGAGCTGCAACATCTTCTCGACCCAGGACCACGCCGCCGCGGCGGTGGTGGTGGGCCGCGGCGGCACGCCCGACGCGCCGCGCGGCGTGCCGGTGTTCGCCTGGAAGGGCGAGACGCTCGAGGAGTACTGGGACTGCACCGAGCGCGCGCTCGACTTCGGCGGCGGCAAGGGGCCGACGCAGATCGTGGACGACGGCGGCGACGCCACGCTCCTCATCCACAAGGGCTTCGAGTTCGAGAAGGCCGGCAAGGTGCCGCGCGCGGCGAGCGCGGACTCGGAGGAGTACGCGGTCGTGCTGAGGCTCCTCGGCCGCGAGCTGAAGAAGGACCCGCGGCGCTGGACGCGCGTCGCGGAGGACTGCGCGGGCGTCACCGAGGAGACGACCACGGGGGTCCACCGGCTCTACGAGATGCAGAAGGCGGGGACGCTGCTCTTCCCCGCCATCAACGTGAACGACTCGGTGACGAAGTCGAAGTTCGACAACCTCTACGGCTGCCGCCACTCGCTCGTGGACGGGCTCAACCGCGCCACCGACGTGATGCTCGCCGGCAAGCTGTGCGTGGTGTGCGGCTACGGCGACGTGGGCAAGGGCTGCGCGCAGGCGCTCCGCGGCCAGGGCGCGCGGGTGGTGGTGACCGAGATCGATCCCATCAACGCGCTGCAGGCGTCGATGGAGGGCTACCAGGTCGTGCGCGTCGAGGACGTGGTGAAGGAGGCGGACGTGTTCGTCACCGCCACCGGCAACCTCGACGTCATCACCGTCGCGCACATGCAGCAGATGAAGGACTGCGCCATCGTCGGCAACATCGGCCACTTCGACAACGAGATCGACATCGCCGGCCTGAAGAAGGTCCCCGGGCTGGAGAAGGTGAACATCAAGCCGCAGTACGACGCCTTCGTGTTCCCCGACGGCCACCGGGTGCTCGTCCTCGCCGAGGGCCGGCTCCTGAACCTCGGCTGCGCGACCGGGCACCCGTCGTTCGTGATGTCGAACTCGTTCACCAACCAGACGCTCGCGCAGCTCGAGCTCGCGACGAACCGCGCGGCGTACGAGAAGAAGGTCTACGTGCTGCCGAAGCACCTCGACGAGAAGGTCGCGGCGCTCCACCTCGAGCAGATCGGCGCGAAGCTCACGAAGCTCACGAAGAAGCAGGCGGGCTACCTGGGCGTGCCGCCGAACGGGCCGTTCAAGCCCGATCACTACCGGTATTAG
- a CDS encoding CoA pyrophosphatase yields the protein MSLEALRTALAAHAWGVAPVAEIPPEHFPLGGFLRAAVLVPLYDGPGGTHVVLTRRTRHLRRHAGQISFPGGRIDPEEEHLAAALREAREEIGLEPAHADVLGRLSETLVLTSAFRLTPWVASVPYPYPYAAAAHEVAEILHVPLASLLAPGAHRTERVEAWGLPVDVHHFTFGDETIWGATARILSELLSIWRTL from the coding sequence ATGAGCCTCGAGGCCCTGCGGACCGCGCTCGCGGCGCACGCGTGGGGCGTCGCGCCGGTCGCCGAGATCCCGCCGGAGCACTTCCCGCTCGGCGGGTTCCTGCGCGCGGCGGTGCTCGTGCCGCTCTACGACGGGCCCGGAGGCACGCACGTGGTCCTCACGCGCCGCACGCGGCACCTCCGCCGCCACGCCGGGCAGATCAGCTTCCCCGGCGGGCGCATCGACCCGGAGGAGGAGCACCTCGCGGCGGCGCTGCGGGAGGCGCGGGAGGAGATCGGGCTCGAGCCGGCGCACGCGGACGTGCTGGGACGGCTCTCCGAGACGCTCGTCCTCACCTCGGCCTTCCGCTTGACGCCCTGGGTCGCCTCGGTGCCATATCCGTACCCCTACGCGGCGGCGGCGCACGAGGTGGCCGAGATCCTCCACGTGCCGCTCGCCTCGCTGCTGGCGCCCGGCGCGCACCGCACCGAGCGCGTCGAGGCCTGGGGGCTGCCCGTGGACGTGCACCACTTCACCTTCGGCGACGAAACGATCTGGGGCGCCACCGCGCGCATCCTGTCGGAGCTGCTGTCCATCTGGAGGACCCTGTGA